The following are encoded together in the Streptomyces sp. NBC_01465 genome:
- a CDS encoding (R)-mandelonitrile lyase produces the protein MQITRKRPDSVQGPAENFTGTVWLDEINAPQPASRIRMFSVHFAPGARTAWHTHPHGQILHVTEGEGLVQREGGPVEPIRAGDTVWIEPGERHWHGAGPRTFMTHLAVVEAAEDGTTITWDALVDAEI, from the coding sequence GTGCAGATCACCCGCAAGCGCCCCGACAGTGTGCAAGGTCCCGCGGAGAACTTCACCGGGACGGTGTGGCTCGACGAGATCAACGCACCTCAACCCGCGTCCCGCATACGGATGTTCAGTGTCCACTTCGCGCCGGGCGCCCGCACCGCCTGGCACACCCACCCGCACGGCCAGATCCTGCACGTCACCGAGGGCGAGGGGCTCGTGCAGCGCGAGGGCGGTCCCGTGGAGCCGATCCGCGCCGGTGACACCGTCTGGATCGAGCCGGGCGAACGGCACTGGCACGGCGCCGGACCGCGCACCTTCATGACGCATCTCGCGGTGGTCGAAGCGGCGGAGGACGGCACCACCATCACCTGGGACGCACTCGTCGACGCCGAGATCTGA
- a CDS encoding ROK family protein has product MNGKVTTARTRLERGRSALGPALELVHTGRAPTRAVLTAELGVTRATAGAVAAELEALGLIRVDSRPGAPAGSQGRPSHRLSIDPGGPVVLAAQVHSDGFRAALVGLGGRIVATSPGAVTVSADPAQVLGEVVDAGAKLLRETGLRCAGAGLAVPSAVAEPEGTALNPLHLAWPAGAPVRDIFAERVRDAGIAGPAFTGNDVNLAALAEHRHGAGRGAAHLLCVATGHRGVGGALVLDGRLHTGSSGLALEVGHLTVNPEGRPCYCGSRGCLDVETDPLAFLTAAGREAGPEGSLLQQARDLLRTEYTDTAVRSAAEEIVDRLGLGLAGLVNILNPDRIILGGLHRELLDTDPERLRAVVADRSLWGRSGGVPILPCTLDHNSLVGAAELAWQPVLDDPLAALAQA; this is encoded by the coding sequence ATGAACGGCAAGGTGACGACGGCCAGGACTCGGCTGGAACGCGGTCGCAGCGCGCTCGGACCCGCACTCGAACTGGTCCACACGGGCCGCGCGCCCACCCGCGCCGTGCTCACCGCCGAACTCGGAGTCACCCGCGCCACCGCGGGTGCGGTCGCCGCCGAGCTCGAGGCCCTCGGCCTGATCAGGGTCGACTCCAGGCCCGGCGCCCCGGCCGGCTCCCAGGGGCGGCCCTCGCACCGGCTCTCCATCGACCCGGGCGGCCCCGTCGTACTCGCCGCCCAGGTGCACTCCGACGGTTTCCGCGCCGCGCTCGTCGGTCTCGGCGGCCGGATCGTCGCCACCTCGCCCGGTGCCGTCACGGTCTCCGCCGACCCCGCGCAGGTCCTCGGCGAGGTCGTCGACGCGGGCGCGAAGCTGCTGCGCGAGACCGGACTCCGCTGTGCGGGCGCGGGACTTGCCGTACCGTCGGCCGTCGCCGAACCCGAGGGCACCGCCCTCAACCCGCTCCATCTCGCCTGGCCCGCGGGCGCCCCGGTCCGCGACATCTTCGCCGAGCGGGTACGGGACGCGGGCATCGCGGGCCCCGCGTTCACCGGTAACGACGTCAACCTGGCCGCGCTCGCCGAACACCGCCACGGCGCGGGCCGCGGCGCCGCCCACCTCCTCTGCGTGGCCACCGGACACCGCGGCGTCGGCGGCGCCCTCGTCCTCGACGGCCGTCTGCACACCGGGAGTTCGGGCCTCGCCCTGGAGGTCGGCCACCTCACCGTCAACCCCGAGGGCCGCCCCTGCTACTGCGGCAGCCGGGGCTGTCTCGACGTCGAGACCGACCCGCTCGCCTTCCTCACCGCGGCCGGCCGCGAAGCAGGCCCCGAGGGTTCGCTGCTCCAGCAGGCGCGCGATCTGCTCCGTACGGAATACACGGACACGGCCGTACGGTCCGCCGCCGAGGAGATCGTGGACCGTCTCGGCCTCGGGCTCGCGGGCCTCGTCAACATCCTCAACCCCGACCGCATCATCCTCGGCGGCCTCCACCGCGAACTCCTGGACACCGACCCCGAGCGGCTGCGCGCCGTCGTAGCCGACCGCAGCCTGTGGGGGAGGAGCGGCGGCGTGCCGATCCTCCCGTGCACGCTCGACCACAACAGCCTCGTGGGAGCAGCCGAGTTGGCTTGGCAGCCGGTGCTCGACGACCCCCTGGCCGCGCTCGCTCAGGCCTGA
- a CDS encoding MFS transporter — protein MPLLNKLRTAVPGATGPDSATASLTRLRTALTAFFALDGFLFAGWVVRIPAIKDQTGASASTLGLALLGVSAGAVITMTLTGRLCRRFGSHAVTVVCAVLLSLSIALPPLTHSALSLGLVLLVFGAAYGGVNVAMNSAAVDVVAALRRPLMPSFHAAFSLGGMVGAGLGGLVAGGLSPTVHLLALTVVGLLMTAAAGRVLLRYDAPSAPEQAAAETGSHRLDRRSRRLVLVFGIIALCTAYGEGALADWGALHLEQDLHTHPGVAAAGYSAFALAMTAGRLTGTALLERLGQTRTLVAGGSTAAVGMLLGALAPTAWLALLGFAVTGLGLANIFPVAVARAGALAGPSGVATASTLGYGGMLLGPPAIGFLADAFSLPLALTTVALLAATAALIGFLARSASPSTA, from the coding sequence GTGCCGCTACTAAACAAACTACGTACGGCCGTTCCGGGGGCAACCGGTCCGGACTCCGCCACCGCCTCCCTGACCCGACTGCGCACCGCCCTGACCGCCTTCTTCGCCCTGGACGGCTTCCTGTTCGCGGGCTGGGTGGTCCGTATCCCCGCGATCAAGGACCAGACCGGAGCGTCGGCCAGCACACTGGGACTCGCCCTGCTCGGGGTCTCGGCGGGCGCCGTGATCACCATGACGCTGACCGGCCGGCTCTGCCGCCGCTTCGGCAGCCACGCGGTCACAGTCGTCTGCGCCGTCCTGCTGTCCCTCAGCATCGCGCTGCCGCCGCTGACCCATTCGGCACTCTCGCTCGGTCTGGTCCTGCTGGTCTTCGGTGCCGCGTACGGCGGTGTCAATGTGGCCATGAACAGCGCGGCCGTCGATGTGGTCGCCGCACTGCGCCGCCCGCTGATGCCGAGTTTCCACGCGGCGTTCAGCCTCGGCGGCATGGTCGGGGCGGGGCTCGGCGGACTGGTCGCGGGCGGCCTCTCCCCCACGGTTCATCTGCTGGCCCTGACCGTCGTCGGGCTCCTGATGACCGCGGCGGCCGGTCGCGTACTGCTGCGGTACGACGCCCCGTCCGCCCCCGAACAGGCCGCCGCCGAAACGGGATCGCACCGGCTCGACCGCCGCAGCAGGCGCCTGGTCCTGGTGTTCGGCATCATCGCGCTCTGTACGGCTTACGGGGAAGGGGCGTTGGCCGACTGGGGCGCGCTCCATCTGGAGCAGGACCTGCACACCCACCCGGGCGTCGCCGCCGCCGGGTACTCCGCCTTCGCCCTGGCCATGACGGCGGGCCGGCTCACCGGCACGGCCCTCCTGGAGCGGCTCGGCCAGACCCGTACGCTCGTCGCGGGCGGCTCGACCGCGGCCGTCGGCATGCTGCTCGGCGCGCTCGCACCGACGGCCTGGCTGGCGCTGCTGGGGTTCGCGGTGACCGGGCTCGGGCTGGCCAACATCTTCCCGGTGGCCGTGGCACGCGCCGGCGCCCTGGCCGGTCCGAGCGGTGTCGCCACCGCCTCCACGCTGGGGTACGGCGGCATGCTGCTCGGCCCGCCCGCCATCGGCTTCCTGGCCGACGCCTTCTCGCTGCCCCTGGCGCTGACGACCGTGGCGCTGCTCGCCGCCACCGCCGCGCTCATCGGCTTCCTCGCCCGGAGCGCGTCCCCTTCCACCGCGTAA
- a CDS encoding phosphotriesterase family protein, with translation MVSFVRTVLGDVPAGELGITDAHDHLFIRSPLLPGLELDDLERAGRALREFRELGGRTVVQWTPYGMGREPEALVALARETGAHVVAATGFHQAGNYSAETLDRVLGSLAELFVTEVTEGIGSTGVRAGLIKVAGSFHVLDAHARTTMRAAAEAHHLTGAPIAVHLELGTAALDVLDLLCGELGVPPGHVILGHLNRSPDSAVHHEAARAGAFLGFDGPSRANHATDWRLPEVLAALADAGYGDRLLLGGDTVVPETPGMPYLLRRLRPRLELALGEKLVEQILTANPARAFALAGSAG, from the coding sequence GTGGTGAGCTTCGTCCGTACGGTCCTCGGGGACGTCCCCGCAGGCGAGTTGGGCATCACTGACGCCCATGACCACTTGTTCATCCGCAGTCCGCTGCTGCCGGGTCTTGAGCTCGACGACCTGGAGCGGGCGGGCCGCGCGCTGCGGGAGTTCCGCGAACTCGGCGGCCGGACCGTCGTGCAGTGGACGCCGTACGGCATGGGGCGCGAGCCCGAGGCGCTGGTGGCGCTGGCCCGTGAGACCGGTGCGCATGTGGTGGCCGCGACCGGGTTCCACCAGGCGGGGAACTACAGCGCGGAGACGCTCGACCGGGTCCTCGGATCGCTCGCCGAGCTGTTCGTGACCGAGGTGACGGAGGGCATCGGGTCGACGGGTGTGCGCGCAGGGCTGATCAAGGTGGCCGGAAGCTTCCACGTACTGGACGCGCACGCCCGGACGACGATGCGCGCGGCGGCCGAGGCGCATCACCTCACGGGTGCGCCGATCGCCGTACACCTGGAGCTGGGAACGGCCGCGCTCGACGTACTCGACCTGCTGTGCGGTGAGTTGGGGGTTCCGCCCGGCCACGTGATCCTCGGACATCTCAACCGCTCCCCCGATTCCGCGGTGCATCACGAGGCTGCGCGTGCGGGTGCGTTCCTCGGGTTCGACGGGCCTTCCCGGGCCAACCACGCCACCGACTGGCGGCTGCCCGAGGTGCTGGCCGCGCTCGCGGATGCGGGGTACGGGGACCGGCTGCTGCTCGGCGGGGACACGGTCGTGCCGGAGACTCCGGGGATGCCGTATCTGCTGCGCAGGCTGCGGCCCCGGCTCGAACTCGCCCTGGGCGAGAAGCTGGTGGAGCAGATTTTGACCGCGAACCCGGCGCGCGCCTTCGCCCTGGCCGGGTCCGCGGGCTGA
- a CDS encoding DUF4865 family protein: MHAMQYEITLPADYDMEIIRKRVAAKGHLLDDFPGLGIKAYLMRERGSDSPVNQYAPFYLWNTPEGMNSFLWGPGFQGLVNDFGRPEVQHWTGLVYEDGPAAGASARHAVRRRQRIAEGGDLAAAIDEAVRETQRLARIDGVVCAALGVDPRHWELVHFTLWEGAPRAVGDRFEVLHLSAPERASLVRGRQW, translated from the coding sequence ATGCATGCCATGCAGTACGAGATCACCCTCCCCGCCGACTACGACATGGAGATCATCCGCAAGCGGGTGGCCGCCAAGGGGCATCTGCTCGACGACTTCCCCGGGCTCGGCATCAAGGCGTATCTGATGCGGGAGCGCGGCTCGGACTCACCGGTCAATCAGTACGCGCCCTTCTATCTCTGGAACACGCCCGAGGGCATGAACTCCTTCCTCTGGGGGCCCGGATTCCAGGGCCTCGTCAACGACTTCGGGCGGCCCGAGGTGCAGCACTGGACCGGTCTCGTGTACGAGGACGGCCCCGCGGCCGGCGCCTCCGCGCGCCACGCCGTCCGGCGCAGGCAGCGGATCGCGGAGGGCGGTGACCTCGCCGCCGCGATCGACGAGGCGGTGCGCGAGACGCAGCGGCTGGCCCGTATCGACGGGGTGGTGTGCGCGGCGCTCGGCGTCGATCCGCGCCACTGGGAGCTGGTCCATTTCACCCTCTGGGAAGGGGCGCCGAGGGCGGTCGGCGACCGCTTCGAGGTGCTGCACCTCTCCGCGCCCGAGCGTGCGTCGCTGGTCCGCGGGAGGCAGTGGTGA
- a CDS encoding MarR family winged helix-turn-helix transcriptional regulator, with product MAVKKTERVLADEWRDILALHARTQCELDRELHQHGLGASDFEVLDVLSENGAEDGGAAYRVQEIAARVHLSQSALSRLIARLEKDGLVCRGMCSEDRRGVRVVLTDEGRARHAEVLPLQRAVLARMLRPTP from the coding sequence ATGGCGGTGAAGAAGACTGAGCGTGTCCTCGCGGACGAATGGCGCGACATCCTCGCGCTGCATGCCCGCACCCAGTGCGAGCTGGACCGCGAGCTGCATCAGCACGGTCTCGGCGCCAGCGATTTCGAGGTGCTGGACGTCCTGTCGGAGAACGGGGCCGAGGACGGCGGAGCCGCCTACCGGGTCCAGGAGATCGCCGCCCGCGTCCACCTCAGCCAGAGTGCGCTGTCGCGGCTGATCGCCCGGTTGGAGAAGGACGGCCTGGTCTGCCGGGGCATGTGCAGCGAGGACCGCCGCGGGGTGCGTGTCGTACTCACCGACGAGGGCCGGGCGCGCCATGCGGAAGTGCTTCCGCTGCAGCGGGCGGTGCTCGCCCGGATGCTCCGGCCCACGCCGTAG
- the ilvY gene encoding HTH-type transcriptional activator IlvY, producing the protein MADDLRALRLFLHLAQTLNFGRTSLDCHVSPATLTRTVQRLEAGLGHRLLDRGPHGVALTAEGRRFQEYARDALELWHTYRDEHPDPAELTGRMGVFATVTACQALLPDLLAPLRKAHPQVRVDLRTGDAATALARLDEGEVDLAVAGIPARLPASLVSRTVAVTPLVFVTARQSAYDLGGPFVLPRGGLVREAADRWFRGHGTAPEVAAEADGHEALLTLVALGCGVGVVPKLVLDISAVRDRVTTVPAEPALEPFPIGLCVRRADLRRPLVAAVWSLAAQA; encoded by the coding sequence GTGGCCGACGACCTTCGTGCGCTGCGTCTCTTCCTCCATCTGGCGCAGACCCTCAACTTCGGCCGCACCAGCCTGGATTGCCATGTCAGCCCGGCGACGCTCACCCGCACCGTGCAGCGTCTGGAGGCGGGGCTCGGCCACCGGCTCCTGGACCGGGGGCCGCACGGGGTCGCGCTGACCGCCGAGGGGCGGCGGTTCCAGGAGTACGCGCGCGACGCGCTGGAGCTCTGGCACACGTATCGCGACGAGCACCCGGACCCGGCCGAACTCACCGGAAGAATGGGCGTGTTCGCCACGGTGACGGCCTGTCAGGCGCTGCTTCCCGACCTTCTGGCACCGCTCCGGAAGGCCCATCCGCAGGTACGGGTGGATCTGCGTACCGGCGACGCCGCGACCGCGCTGGCCCGGCTCGACGAGGGCGAGGTCGACCTGGCCGTGGCGGGGATTCCGGCCCGGCTGCCGGCCTCGCTGGTGAGTCGCACGGTGGCCGTCACACCGCTGGTGTTCGTGACGGCGCGGCAGTCCGCGTACGACCTCGGCGGCCCGTTCGTGCTGCCGCGCGGCGGTCTGGTCCGGGAGGCGGCCGACCGCTGGTTCCGCGGCCACGGCACGGCGCCGGAGGTGGCGGCCGAGGCGGACGGGCACGAGGCGCTGCTGACGCTGGTCGCCCTGGGGTGCGGTGTCGGTGTCGTACCGAAGCTGGTCCTGGACATCAGTGCCGTACGGGACCGGGTGACGACCGTGCCCGCCGAGCCGGCGCTGGAACCGTTCCCCATCGGCCTGTGCGTCCGCCGTGCCGATCTGCGGCGCCCGCTGGTGGCCGCCGTGTGGAGTCTCGCCGCTCAGGCCTGA
- a CDS encoding maleylpyruvate isomerase family mycothiol-dependent enzyme, whose amino-acid sequence MDIADHIKSLEREGQLLAAAAASAGTDAPVPTCPDWQVDDLLRHTGSAHRWATGFVAEGHTTPHPFGVGPDLTGDELLTWFRAGHTALMSTLSLAPADVECWAFMPAPSPLAFWARRQAHETAVHRFDAELAAGIQLSPLEPEFAADGIDELLRLFHARTRSRVRSDLPKTLRVRASDTGDVWTCRLTSEPPLTVLGEEGAADCELTGTAAQLYAALWNRQPLSTVTVTGDSALAELWVEKSGI is encoded by the coding sequence ATGGACATCGCCGATCACATCAAGTCACTCGAACGCGAGGGTCAGTTGCTGGCCGCGGCCGCCGCATCGGCGGGCACCGACGCCCCCGTGCCGACCTGCCCCGACTGGCAGGTCGACGATCTGCTGCGGCACACCGGCAGCGCGCACCGCTGGGCAACAGGATTTGTCGCGGAGGGCCACACCACGCCTCACCCCTTCGGGGTCGGCCCCGATCTCACCGGCGACGAGCTGCTCACCTGGTTCCGCGCAGGCCATACGGCGTTGATGTCGACCCTGAGTCTGGCGCCCGCGGATGTGGAGTGCTGGGCCTTCATGCCCGCACCCTCGCCGCTCGCCTTCTGGGCACGCCGCCAGGCGCACGAGACCGCCGTCCACCGCTTCGACGCAGAACTGGCCGCCGGTATACAACTCAGCCCACTGGAACCGGAGTTCGCCGCCGACGGCATCGACGAACTGCTGCGGCTCTTCCACGCCCGCACCAGGAGCCGGGTGCGCAGCGACCTTCCGAAGACCCTGCGGGTCAGGGCGAGCGACACGGGCGACGTATGGACGTGCCGACTGACCAGTGAGCCCCCGCTGACCGTTCTCGGCGAAGAGGGCGCGGCCGACTGCGAGTTGACCGGCACGGCCGCGCAGCTCTACGCGGCCCTGTGGAACCGACAGCCGCTCTCGACGGTCACCGTGACGGGCGATTCCGCGCTCGCGGAGCTGTGGGTGGAGAAGTCCGGGATCTGA
- a CDS encoding TetR/AcrR family transcriptional regulator: MYSERMSTPERLIEATRELLWERGYVGTSPKAIQQQAGAGQGSMYHHFTGKPDLALAAIRRTAQELRATADATLGIEGSAYEKIASYLLRERDVLRGCPVGRLTMDPDIIASDELRAPVDETITWLRGRLAEIAQQGVRDGEFPASVEPGDVASTIVATVQGGYVLARASGSTAAFDAGVRGLLALLAPRD, from the coding sequence ATGTACAGTGAGCGCATGAGCACTCCGGAGCGTCTGATCGAGGCCACCCGCGAGCTCCTGTGGGAGCGCGGATACGTGGGCACCAGCCCCAAGGCGATCCAGCAGCAGGCGGGCGCAGGCCAGGGCAGCATGTACCACCACTTCACCGGGAAGCCGGATCTGGCGCTGGCCGCGATCCGGCGTACGGCGCAGGAGCTGCGTGCCACGGCCGACGCCACGCTCGGGATCGAGGGTTCGGCGTACGAGAAGATCGCGTCGTATCTGCTGCGCGAGCGCGACGTCCTGCGCGGCTGCCCCGTCGGGCGGCTCACGATGGACCCGGACATCATCGCCAGCGACGAGCTGCGCGCACCGGTCGACGAGACGATCACGTGGCTGCGCGGACGGCTGGCCGAGATCGCCCAACAGGGCGTGAGGGACGGCGAGTTCCCCGCCTCGGTGGAGCCCGGGGACGTCGCGTCGACGATCGTCGCCACGGTGCAGGGCGGCTACGTCCTGGCCCGCGCCTCCGGCTCGACCGCCGCTTTCGACGCGGGAGTCCGTGGACTTCTCGCGCTGCTCGCACCCCGCGACTGA
- a CDS encoding ketol-acid reductoisomerase has translation MTSTTSTTTNTFTSTVFPTETMDVPGGTETILRGGRHLFPLLPAAFRGIRRIGVIGWGPQGRAQALNLRDSLAGSDIRVAVGLRPGSSSAADARAHGFTEEDGTLGDWLAVTADSDLVILLIADAALAAHHQEVFAALAPGATIGLSHGFLLGHLRETGGDFPAGHGVIAVCPKGMGDSVRRLYVQGAEINGAGINSSFAVHADPDGHATDRALAWSVALGSPYTFRTTLRGEFLSDIVGERGILLGAVHGMVESLYQHFRIAGDDEITAYERSCENVTGPIARTISRSGLRAVREELTADGREIFDRAYAAAYSPARDLVAEIYDEVEDGTELRSVILAEQRLGARPMTVVGASPMWAAGGAVRARRCERELPVDPFTAGIFIATMTAQVDEFADRGHPWSEIVNESVIEAVDSLLPYMHARDVAYMVDNCSRTARLGTRRWGPRFQAAYEQIAYPAAAGAGDPSLIKAFLANPVHEALAAAAEMRPSVDISVTS, from the coding sequence ATGACCTCCACGACCTCCACCACGACGAACACCTTTACCTCGACGGTCTTCCCGACCGAGACGATGGACGTGCCCGGCGGCACCGAGACCATCCTGCGCGGCGGCCGGCACCTCTTTCCGCTGCTTCCCGCGGCCTTCCGCGGGATCCGCCGGATCGGGGTCATCGGCTGGGGCCCGCAGGGCCGCGCCCAGGCCCTCAACCTCCGTGACTCACTGGCCGGTTCGGACATCCGCGTCGCCGTCGGACTGCGCCCGGGATCGTCGTCGGCCGCAGACGCCCGCGCCCACGGATTCACCGAGGAGGACGGCACGCTGGGGGACTGGCTCGCCGTCACCGCCGACAGCGACCTCGTCATCCTGCTGATCGCCGACGCCGCGCTCGCCGCCCACCACCAGGAGGTCTTCGCCGCCCTCGCGCCCGGCGCCACGATCGGGCTCTCCCACGGCTTCCTGCTCGGTCATCTGCGGGAGACCGGCGGCGACTTCCCCGCCGGGCATGGGGTGATCGCCGTCTGCCCCAAGGGCATGGGCGACTCGGTGCGCCGGCTGTACGTACAGGGCGCCGAGATCAACGGTGCAGGCATCAACAGCAGCTTCGCCGTCCACGCCGACCCCGACGGCCACGCCACCGACCGCGCCCTGGCCTGGTCGGTCGCGCTCGGCTCCCCGTACACCTTCCGCACCACCCTGCGCGGCGAGTTCCTCTCGGACATCGTCGGCGAACGCGGCATCCTGCTCGGCGCCGTCCACGGCATGGTCGAGAGCCTGTACCAGCACTTCCGGATCGCCGGGGACGACGAGATCACCGCGTACGAGCGCTCCTGCGAGAACGTGACCGGACCCATCGCCCGCACCATCTCCCGCTCCGGCCTGCGCGCCGTGCGCGAAGAACTCACCGCGGACGGCCGGGAGATCTTCGACCGGGCGTACGCGGCTGCGTACAGCCCCGCCCGCGACCTCGTTGCCGAGATCTACGACGAGGTGGAGGACGGCACCGAGCTGCGCAGCGTGATCCTCGCCGAACAGCGCCTGGGTGCCCGCCCGATGACCGTCGTCGGCGCCTCCCCGATGTGGGCGGCAGGCGGCGCGGTGCGCGCGCGTCGCTGCGAACGCGAGCTGCCCGTCGACCCGTTCACCGCCGGGATCTTCATCGCCACGATGACGGCCCAGGTCGACGAGTTCGCCGACCGCGGCCACCCCTGGTCGGAGATCGTCAACGAGTCGGTCATCGAGGCGGTCGACTCCCTGCTGCCGTACATGCACGCGCGTGACGTCGCGTACATGGTCGACAACTGCTCGCGGACGGCCCGCCTCGGCACCCGCCGCTGGGGGCCGAGGTTCCAGGCAGCGTACGAGCAGATCGCCTACCCGGCGGCCGCGGGGGCCGGCGACCCGTCCCTGATCAAGGCATTCCTCGCCAACCCGGTCCACGAAGCGCTGGCGGCGGCCGCCGAGATGCGACCCTCCGTGGACATCTCCGTGACGTCCTGA